One part of the Gemmatimonadaceae bacterium genome encodes these proteins:
- a CDS encoding sulfatase — MPDARSTSSPATGATSHAGLVLSLAVATGMAASAAFVIRVVLIRNYAGDFANISRDYLWMTPVAYVLLFAAASLPVLAVARLLDATRATWLAAGTFATLGVFDAFMPITSIGRIAAFVLSMGVGVMIARQLASRAAVVVRGAWLFSMLIAIALGAAAFVTRRTMPGLSATVPPPGTPNVLLVILDTIRADELGLYGYAQPTSPELDRFAAQGVVFNAAMSTAPWTLPSHASIFTGRYPSSLSTDYKAPLDARDSTLAEVFGARGFATAGFVGNVWYTSWESGLQRGFQQYVDYQRSFEQLIKSTHFGRTDMVDMLFRSTSLREASRALRPAHLQEVPRPQPAPNHAEFIVKRFLEWQTSREAGRPWFAFLNFFDAHDPYLPQEPFRSRFGVTDPNATPRKAYDAEIAYLDSHLGRMLRDLEARGVLRNTVVVITADHGEHFGERRMTGHFNSIYMPLLHVPLILRFDGTLPAGRRVDGEVSLRDLGATILDLAKQPVPAAFGATSLRQRIDGNGETSPSVSSYLLTRNDSVRALDNGMLSIAEGGWHYIVSGRKMMEELYRYPTDPGEAVNLVGSDSGFARMPGMRERLFRALEADRRAVHR; from the coding sequence ATGCCTGACGCGCGCTCGACCAGTTCGCCCGCCACCGGCGCCACGTCGCACGCCGGCCTCGTGCTGTCGCTCGCGGTCGCGACCGGTATGGCCGCATCGGCGGCGTTCGTGATCCGGGTCGTCCTCATCCGCAACTACGCCGGAGACTTCGCGAACATCAGCCGCGACTACCTCTGGATGACGCCGGTCGCGTACGTGCTGCTCTTTGCCGCGGCGTCGCTTCCTGTCCTTGCCGTTGCGCGCTTGCTCGACGCGACGCGTGCCACATGGCTCGCCGCCGGGACCTTCGCCACGCTGGGAGTCTTCGACGCGTTCATGCCCATCACGTCGATCGGGCGCATCGCGGCGTTCGTGCTGTCCATGGGCGTCGGCGTGATGATCGCGCGCCAGCTCGCGAGCCGCGCCGCCGTCGTGGTGCGCGGAGCATGGCTCTTCAGCATGCTCATCGCCATTGCGCTGGGCGCGGCGGCCTTCGTCACGCGACGCACCATGCCGGGCCTCAGCGCCACAGTGCCGCCGCCCGGAACGCCTAACGTGCTGCTCGTCATCCTGGACACGATTCGTGCGGACGAATTGGGGCTATACGGCTACGCCCAGCCGACCTCACCCGAGCTGGATCGTTTCGCCGCTCAGGGCGTGGTGTTCAACGCCGCCATGTCGACGGCTCCGTGGACCCTGCCATCACACGCGAGCATCTTCACGGGTCGATACCCCTCGAGCCTCAGCACCGACTACAAGGCGCCACTCGACGCGCGCGACTCCACGCTGGCCGAGGTCTTCGGCGCGCGGGGTTTCGCGACGGCCGGCTTTGTCGGCAACGTGTGGTACACCTCGTGGGAGTCCGGGCTGCAGCGCGGGTTCCAGCAGTATGTGGACTACCAGCGATCGTTCGAGCAGCTCATCAAGAGCACGCACTTCGGTCGCACCGACATGGTGGACATGCTCTTTCGGAGCACGTCGCTGCGCGAAGCGTCGCGCGCACTGCGCCCGGCGCATCTGCAGGAGGTGCCACGTCCGCAGCCGGCACCCAACCACGCGGAGTTCATCGTCAAGCGGTTCCTCGAGTGGCAGACGTCGCGTGAGGCGGGACGGCCGTGGTTTGCCTTCCTGAACTTCTTCGACGCCCACGATCCGTACCTGCCGCAGGAGCCGTTTCGCTCGCGCTTCGGTGTCACCGATCCCAATGCGACGCCGCGAAAGGCCTACGATGCGGAGATCGCCTACCTCGACTCGCACCTCGGTCGCATGCTCCGCGACCTCGAAGCGCGCGGCGTCCTCAGGAACACGGTCGTCGTGATCACGGCCGACCATGGCGAGCATTTCGGTGAACGCCGGATGACGGGGCACTTCAACAGCATCTACATGCCGCTGTTGCACGTCCCGTTGATCCTGCGGTTCGACGGGACACTCCCGGCCGGGCGCCGTGTCGACGGGGAGGTTTCCCTGCGCGACCTCGGCGCCACCATCCTCGACCTGGCGAAGCAGCCGGTGCCCGCGGCGTTTGGCGCTACCTCGCTGCGCCAGCGGATCGACGGGAACGGGGAGACCAGCCCCTCCGTGTCGTCCTATCTTCTGACGCGCAACGACTCGGTGCGCGCGCTCGACAACGGCATGCTGTCGATCGCCGAGGGCGGATGGCACTACATCGTGAGTGGCCGGAAGATGATGGAGGAGCTGTACCGCTACCCCACGGACCCTGGTGAGGCCGTCAATCTGGTCGGGTCGGACTCCGGGTTCGCTCGCATGCCGGGGATGCGCGAGCGGCTGTTCAGGGCACTGGAGGCAGATCGGCGCGCCGTGCATCGGTAG
- a CDS encoding Ig-like domain-containing protein has product MRLSRYPAPLLVLLAALGCGGDGSASPNIVVPEAVARVDVNPSTLSVLVGASGQLTAKTYGPSGTALSGRLVSFSTSDPNVASVSTAGSVTGVSVGSAVITASSEGRSGTATVTVTRPQVASIAVTPPSLTLSVGVSAPLAAVALGAAGDTLPGRTFSWSSSATAIATVSTDGLVTGVAAGAATITVSSEGRSATVSVTVRPASSSAVARVTVSPASMQLAPGATGTLVANALDANDVILAGKAFTFASSSATVATVTGSGLVTAVAEGSATITVTSEGKQATSAVTVLPSNQAPGPVVRIVLSPGQVSMPAKRQDQLTAVAYDSAGRAVPGATYTFVSSNPTVVTVTATGLLNSVNPGTATITASANGKSATSAITVTAGGGGAVARVDVTPATASVGVGATFQLTGTAYDAQGNPTSMETPLWLTDNPIVASVSQSGLVTGLAPGTAHVSMSQGGHVDQATVTVTGTALGNIIDVNPSITYQTITGWSAAAQNGWMECNQTAYPIYKTGLMDRAVNELGLNRVTTALRSGMENTADHHRQFLAGQIDQTAYRDSWFLPVNDNADPMVTDSSKFFFSFIDDNVTHSVLPLRQRLQARGEPLYWTLTYVDFLQNRTSKPFNQMKSAEEFAELVAMAFKHLQKKWGFVPDAVEMLLEPEHTLYNATDMGRALVAVERRLRQHGFTPDFIGPSTTSMFNAAVWYDGMLQVPGTARLLRELAYHRYVAVSYPALSAIGLRRQRDNVNTSMLEHIGSGYDDLYEDLTVGGVSAWMQFSTAFCGMRDNFDADGVYYQINQSDPANPRVNITKHSRLFRQLFLFVRRGAVRLGAASGNSTDLRPLAFRNTNGKVVVVVQAKRGAAFSVRGLPGGTYAINYSTPTGQWNVDLADQTIAAGGTVQTSIPGDGVITIYAK; this is encoded by the coding sequence ATGAGATTGTCACGATATCCCGCCCCCTTGCTGGTGCTGTTGGCCGCGCTCGGCTGCGGGGGCGACGGCTCGGCGTCGCCGAACATTGTGGTGCCTGAAGCTGTCGCGCGCGTGGACGTGAATCCGTCGACGCTGTCGGTGCTGGTGGGAGCGTCGGGCCAACTGACGGCCAAGACGTATGGGCCCTCAGGGACGGCGCTCAGCGGTCGCCTGGTGAGCTTCTCGACGAGCGATCCCAACGTTGCCTCGGTGTCCACCGCCGGCTCGGTGACGGGCGTTTCGGTCGGGAGTGCGGTGATCACGGCGAGCAGCGAAGGCCGCTCGGGAACGGCGACCGTAACCGTGACTCGGCCGCAGGTGGCCAGCATTGCCGTGACGCCGCCGTCGCTGACGCTTTCGGTCGGCGTGTCGGCGCCGCTCGCGGCCGTGGCGCTCGGTGCGGCCGGGGACACGTTACCGGGTCGCACGTTCAGCTGGTCGTCGAGTGCGACGGCCATCGCGACCGTGTCGACCGACGGGCTCGTGACGGGCGTGGCGGCCGGTGCGGCGACGATCACGGTGAGCAGTGAGGGCCGCTCGGCGACGGTCTCGGTCACCGTGCGTCCCGCGTCGAGCAGTGCGGTCGCCCGGGTCACCGTCTCGCCCGCGTCCATGCAGCTCGCGCCCGGTGCAACGGGGACACTTGTCGCGAACGCGCTCGACGCGAACGACGTGATCCTCGCCGGCAAGGCGTTCACGTTCGCGTCATCGAGCGCGACGGTGGCGACGGTGACGGGCAGCGGCCTCGTGACCGCCGTCGCCGAGGGCTCCGCGACGATCACGGTGACCAGCGAAGGAAAGCAGGCCACCTCGGCCGTGACGGTGCTGCCATCGAACCAGGCGCCGGGCCCGGTCGTCCGCATCGTCCTTTCGCCCGGGCAGGTGTCGATGCCAGCCAAGCGACAGGACCAGCTCACGGCCGTGGCCTACGACTCCGCCGGCCGCGCGGTCCCCGGGGCGACGTACACCTTCGTCAGCAGCAACCCAACGGTTGTCACCGTCACGGCAACCGGCCTGCTCAACTCGGTGAATCCCGGCACCGCGACGATCACCGCGTCGGCCAACGGAAAGAGCGCGACCAGTGCGATCACGGTCACGGCGGGCGGTGGCGGGGCGGTGGCCCGCGTCGACGTGACGCCGGCCACCGCATCGGTTGGCGTGGGGGCGACCTTTCAGTTGACGGGAACGGCCTATGACGCCCAGGGGAACCCCACGTCGATGGAGACGCCGTTGTGGCTCACCGACAACCCCATCGTCGCATCCGTGTCGCAGAGCGGGCTGGTCACCGGTCTCGCGCCGGGAACCGCGCACGTGTCCATGTCGCAGGGCGGCCACGTGGATCAGGCCACCGTCACCGTCACCGGGACGGCGCTCGGCAACATCATCGACGTGAACCCGTCGATCACCTATCAGACGATCACCGGGTGGTCAGCCGCCGCGCAGAACGGATGGATGGAGTGCAACCAGACGGCATACCCGATCTACAAGACCGGGCTCATGGATCGCGCGGTCAACGAGCTTGGGCTCAACCGGGTGACCACCGCCTTGCGCTCGGGCATGGAGAACACGGCCGATCATCATCGGCAGTTCCTGGCGGGGCAGATCGACCAGACCGCGTATCGCGACTCGTGGTTCCTGCCGGTGAATGACAACGCCGACCCGATGGTCACCGACAGTTCGAAGTTCTTCTTCTCGTTCATCGACGACAACGTCACGCACTCGGTCCTGCCGTTGCGTCAGCGCCTGCAGGCGCGGGGTGAGCCGTTGTACTGGACGCTGACCTACGTCGACTTCCTGCAGAATCGCACGAGCAAGCCATTCAACCAGATGAAGTCGGCCGAGGAGTTCGCCGAACTGGTCGCGATGGCGTTCAAGCATCTGCAGAAAAAGTGGGGCTTTGTGCCGGATGCCGTGGAGATGCTGCTCGAGCCCGAGCACACGCTGTACAACGCCACCGACATGGGCCGCGCGCTCGTCGCCGTCGAGCGTCGCCTCCGGCAACATGGGTTCACGCCCGACTTCATTGGCCCGTCGACTACCTCGATGTTCAACGCGGCGGTGTGGTACGACGGCATGCTCCAGGTACCAGGGACAGCCCGCCTCCTGCGCGAACTCGCGTACCATCGGTACGTGGCCGTCTCCTACCCGGCACTGTCGGCGATTGGACTGCGGCGTCAGCGGGACAACGTGAATACGTCCATGCTGGAGCACATCGGCAGCGGATACGATGATCTGTACGAGGACCTCACGGTGGGGGGCGTGTCGGCGTGGATGCAGTTCTCCACGGCGTTCTGCGGGATGCGCGACAACTTCGACGCCGACGGCGTCTACTATCAGATCAATCAGTCGGACCCCGCCAATCCGCGCGTGAACATTACGAAGCATTCGCGGCTGTTCCGACAACTGTTCCTGTTCGTGCGGCGTGGCGCGGTGCGGCTGGGTGCTGCGTCGGGCAACTCCACCGACCTCCGTCCGCTCGCGTTCCGCAACACGAACGGAAAAGTCGTGGTGGTGGTGCAGGCGAAACGTGGCGCTGCGTTCAGCGTGCGCGGGCTCCCGGGCGGCACGTACGCGATCAACTACAGCACGCCGACGGGGCAGTGGAACGTGGACCTTGCCGACCAGACGATCGCGGCCGGAGGCACGGTGCAGACCTCGATCCCGGGCGACGGAGTCATCACGATCTACGCGAAGTAG
- a CDS encoding glycosyltransferase family 39 protein has translation MIRLPQTPFAPTPRGAAAITPLEVLLLALATLAGLALRGWHLDLAGLTHFDEGVYAFSGLGVADASQPARLFPEQQKFSPPVYFTLVALFNLLGATPERSPFVVNLVMGTVSIPVLWVLTRRWFGPVAAMAAAWWLAGSEFHVAMSRTALTDVTFALTFVIALGAVIAAIDRGSRASAVLAGVCVGLAWNTKYHGWFALVVGAMVIAARWQMQGAGLSWLRERIRIWLVMSVVAFVCYLPWTLFIQTQPGSSSGWVSYFATMLRLDWFGNLWRQVEQQAYLEGAWSRASVPLGAVAAWLVARRTGRDLAWWFVPALAIAAMIVGSAGTALLLAIVGLGMAWRRGMTLPAWLLASVLALWFVMAPVYHPYFRLILPFTIATFALGGAAVEDHAVPVRAASPWRGLLVGAVAVLAAGAVGVWRADPSDPWRSTTGLVAAADRLSADVPAGEPVSVIGEPALAFYLQRRGHPSWQRTTIEGLDSLTAPRYVVTGIYARRAPMLVTRLQERRDHLELLDRVPISPPSDLRLLDDFKPDSARRWLAVPDSTYDLLLYRYTPPAVRR, from the coding sequence GTGATCCGCCTACCCCAGACTCCGTTCGCCCCGACGCCTCGCGGCGCCGCGGCGATCACGCCGCTTGAAGTCCTGCTGCTGGCCCTGGCCACATTGGCCGGTCTGGCGCTCCGTGGCTGGCACCTCGACCTCGCCGGCCTCACGCACTTCGACGAGGGCGTGTACGCCTTTTCCGGTTTGGGCGTCGCCGATGCGTCGCAGCCGGCACGCCTGTTCCCGGAGCAGCAGAAGTTCTCACCGCCGGTGTACTTCACGCTGGTGGCGCTGTTCAATCTGCTTGGCGCCACCCCTGAGCGTAGTCCGTTCGTCGTGAATCTCGTCATGGGGACCGTGAGCATCCCGGTGCTCTGGGTACTCACGCGGCGCTGGTTCGGCCCGGTCGCTGCCATGGCGGCCGCGTGGTGGCTTGCGGGCAGCGAATTTCACGTCGCGATGTCACGCACCGCACTCACCGACGTGACGTTTGCACTCACGTTCGTGATCGCGCTCGGTGCGGTGATCGCGGCCATCGATCGCGGGAGTCGCGCATCCGCGGTTCTCGCCGGCGTGTGCGTGGGTCTCGCGTGGAACACGAAGTACCACGGCTGGTTTGCGCTGGTGGTCGGCGCGATGGTGATCGCCGCGCGGTGGCAGATGCAGGGCGCGGGCCTGTCGTGGCTTCGCGAGCGCATCCGGATCTGGCTGGTCATGTCAGTGGTCGCGTTCGTCTGCTATCTGCCCTGGACCCTTTTCATCCAGACGCAGCCCGGGTCGAGTTCGGGTTGGGTTTCGTACTTTGCCACCATGTTGCGCCTCGACTGGTTCGGGAACCTGTGGCGGCAGGTGGAGCAGCAGGCGTATCTCGAGGGAGCATGGAGTCGGGCATCGGTGCCGCTGGGCGCCGTGGCCGCGTGGCTCGTGGCGCGGCGCACCGGGCGCGACCTTGCCTGGTGGTTCGTGCCGGCACTCGCAATCGCGGCCATGATCGTCGGGTCGGCCGGGACCGCGCTGCTGCTTGCGATCGTTGGTCTTGGCATGGCCTGGCGCCGGGGCATGACGCTGCCGGCGTGGCTCCTGGCGTCGGTGCTCGCGTTGTGGTTCGTCATGGCTCCGGTATATCACCCGTACTTCCGGCTGATCCTGCCCTTCACGATCGCGACGTTCGCGTTAGGCGGTGCGGCGGTCGAGGATCACGCGGTGCCGGTGAGGGCCGCGTCTCCGTGGCGCGGCCTGCTGGTGGGCGCGGTGGCAGTCCTTGCGGCCGGCGCCGTTGGCGTGTGGCGCGCGGATCCGTCGGATCCCTGGCGTTCCACCACCGGGCTGGTCGCGGCGGCCGATCGGCTCAGCGCGGACGTGCCGGCCGGTGAGCCGGTGAGCGTCATCGGAGAGCCCGCGCTCGCCTTCTACCTCCAGCGTCGCGGGCATCCCTCGTGGCAGCGGACCACGATCGAGGGACTGGACTCGCTCACCGCTCCCCGATACGTGGTCACCGGCATCTATGCGCGGCGCGCCCCGATGCTGGTGACGCGGCTCCAGGAGCGGCGGGATCATCTGGAACTGCTCGATCGCGTGCCGATTTCGCCGCCCTCCGACCTGCGTCTGCTCGACGACTTCAAGCCGGATTCCGCGCGCCGGTGGCTCGCGGTGCCGGACAGCACCTACGATCTGCTGCTCTACCGGTACACGCCGCCCGCCGTCCGTCGATGA
- a CDS encoding glycosyltransferase family 39 protein, whose protein sequence is MTQRAAVATRDGEVATVWWLAAVCLVGIAVRAAFLTQPMRQDEADTVVLFALTPVRHILVDTVIPNNHILHSLLVKGSVGVLGLDPIAVRAPAFLAACLVLPLTWAVGRAFYNARAGVIGAAIVAVSAPMVLYATNARGYSLIAVAMLLALLALRTALEVSSVRSWGLFAVAAAAGAFVNPSMLYPVGGMVVWAALEIAHRNRAERMAGWRSLALACVASGAMSLVSYAPAIRVSGWRSVVSNDYVRPMSWESFLRALGVFVGDIAGYLGAGWPVVLQLVAPVALVAGWVLHRRLSRDRWPVSLAMLAWAVALLLVMRRPPFFRVWVFLVPVFAVTAGAAIDAALARLRVGRAATVAGLTALFIALGAGAMQVMRQAPRQLTETGLFPDGAAVADWLAVRLRPDDLIAAQFRAQGPVDFYLRERGVRARFVVNGDSVPGRLFIIPSFDNDETARSVVESRRLRGVDPTRLREVVPFDRSAIWALEDSR, encoded by the coding sequence ATGACGCAGCGTGCGGCGGTGGCGACGCGTGACGGCGAAGTCGCGACCGTCTGGTGGCTTGCGGCCGTGTGTCTGGTGGGCATCGCCGTGCGCGCGGCTTTTCTCACGCAACCAATGCGGCAGGACGAAGCCGACACCGTCGTGCTCTTCGCCCTCACACCGGTGCGACACATACTCGTCGACACCGTCATCCCGAACAACCACATCCTGCACTCGCTCCTGGTGAAGGGCTCGGTTGGCGTGCTGGGCCTCGACCCCATCGCCGTGCGCGCGCCCGCCTTTCTGGCGGCGTGCCTCGTGCTCCCTCTCACGTGGGCGGTGGGCCGGGCGTTCTACAACGCGAGAGCAGGCGTGATCGGCGCCGCCATCGTCGCGGTGAGCGCGCCGATGGTGCTCTACGCGACCAACGCGCGCGGCTATTCGCTGATCGCGGTGGCGATGCTGCTCGCGCTCCTCGCACTGCGCACTGCACTCGAGGTGAGCAGTGTGCGGTCGTGGGGGCTCTTTGCCGTCGCCGCGGCCGCGGGGGCGTTCGTGAATCCGTCGATGCTCTATCCTGTCGGCGGGATGGTGGTCTGGGCCGCACTCGAGATCGCGCATCGAAACAGGGCCGAGCGCATGGCCGGGTGGCGGTCGCTGGCACTTGCGTGCGTGGCCTCCGGCGCCATGTCCCTCGTGTCCTACGCGCCGGCGATCCGCGTGAGCGGCTGGCGATCGGTGGTGTCGAACGACTACGTCCGGCCGATGAGCTGGGAATCGTTCCTGCGCGCGCTCGGTGTGTTCGTGGGTGACATCGCCGGATACCTGGGCGCAGGCTGGCCGGTGGTTCTGCAACTGGTGGCGCCCGTTGCCCTGGTCGCGGGTTGGGTGCTGCATCGTCGCCTCTCACGAGATCGATGGCCGGTGTCGCTCGCCATGCTCGCGTGGGCGGTGGCCCTGCTGCTCGTCATGCGCCGGCCGCCATTCTTTCGGGTGTGGGTGTTCCTGGTGCCGGTGTTTGCCGTAACGGCCGGTGCAGCGATCGACGCCGCGCTCGCCCGGCTGCGCGTGGGGCGCGCCGCCACGGTGGCCGGGCTCACGGCGCTGTTCATTGCGCTCGGTGCCGGCGCGATGCAGGTGATGAGGCAGGCCCCGCGGCAGCTCACCGAGACCGGGCTCTTTCCCGACGGAGCGGCCGTAGCGGACTGGCTGGCGGTCAGGCTCCGACCTGATGACCTGATCGCGGCGCAGTTCCGCGCGCAGGGCCCGGTGGACTTCTACCTGCGGGAGCGCGGGGTGCGCGCGCGGTTCGTCGTCAACGGCGATTCAGTGCCTGGGCGATTGTTCATCATTCCGTCGTTCGACAACGACGAGACCGCGCGATCGGTCGTGGAGTCGCGCCGACTGCGCGGTGTCGACCCGACGCGGTTGCGCGAGGTGGTCCCCTTCGATCGCTCGGCGATCTGGGCACTCGAAGACAGCCGGTGA
- a CDS encoding flippase-like domain-containing protein, which produces MTRARSGFLLGLPLALGAALALWWVRSTGGGTLLRGLAAANPSHVLLAIGATMVWLFARFIRWQFLLRRVGVRLPIRTTLGTYIAGLPGTATPAYLGEAIRGVFIKRRFGVPMRVSLAVLVLERLYDVAALALLTLVVGIAGAGGRAWQVGAAFTALAFVAAMVLWPVGRRIGLTAEAMRRLGAAGTLAPSLALSLIAWSAAGLLFPIAASALGASLPLLDGVRVFGTSTLLGALTLLPAGVGATGSVAILELGRSGFEPAGAVLIVSLVRLTSTGAALALGAVFLWRELRDASRGARGPAEGAAHFDQIAEQYNAQWSPHVWDLLLDRKLGFMAEALPSPPAAAGRGLDLGCGLGLQTAELRKRGYEVIGLDPSVGLLAVGQQRLGPSPVLAGSALELPFADGSLDFVYTIGVLHHLPGRDAQRVAIAEIARVLRHGGVLLVHESNPRNPLFRFYMGYLFPILKSIDEGTEWWIDPRTWERVDGLTLDTVRYFTFLPDFTPKFLLAPAVGVERMLERGPTRAYSAHYMAVLRKPRAATTATQAASAGHVGVEA; this is translated from the coding sequence GTGACGCGCGCCCGGAGCGGGTTCCTCCTGGGCTTGCCGCTGGCTCTCGGTGCCGCCCTCGCGCTCTGGTGGGTACGGAGCACCGGCGGAGGCACGTTGCTCCGCGGGCTCGCCGCCGCCAACCCGTCACACGTCCTGCTCGCGATCGGCGCGACGATGGTCTGGCTCTTCGCCCGCTTCATCCGCTGGCAGTTCCTGCTGCGGCGCGTTGGAGTCCGGTTGCCGATCCGTACCACGCTCGGCACCTACATCGCCGGCCTCCCGGGGACGGCCACGCCCGCATACCTGGGCGAGGCGATCCGTGGCGTGTTCATCAAGCGTCGCTTTGGCGTGCCGATGCGCGTTTCGCTCGCCGTGCTCGTGCTCGAACGGTTGTACGATGTCGCGGCCCTCGCGCTGCTCACGCTCGTCGTCGGGATCGCCGGTGCCGGTGGGCGCGCCTGGCAGGTCGGGGCCGCGTTCACCGCGCTGGCCTTCGTGGCGGCGATGGTGCTGTGGCCGGTGGGGCGACGCATCGGGCTCACGGCAGAAGCGATGCGTCGCCTTGGGGCCGCAGGCACACTCGCACCGTCGCTGGCGCTGTCACTCATCGCGTGGAGCGCCGCAGGTCTGCTGTTCCCGATCGCGGCGTCCGCCCTTGGCGCCAGCCTGCCGTTGCTCGATGGCGTTCGCGTGTTTGGCACCTCGACGCTGCTTGGCGCCCTCACCCTGCTCCCGGCCGGTGTGGGCGCCACCGGGAGCGTTGCGATTCTCGAACTCGGTCGCTCCGGCTTCGAGCCCGCGGGGGCCGTGCTCATCGTGTCCCTGGTCCGCCTGACGAGTACCGGTGCCGCGCTCGCGCTGGGCGCGGTGTTCCTGTGGCGCGAGCTGCGTGACGCGTCACGGGGCGCGCGGGGGCCGGCCGAGGGCGCCGCCCACTTCGATCAGATCGCCGAGCAGTACAACGCGCAGTGGTCGCCGCACGTGTGGGATCTGCTGCTCGATCGCAAACTGGGTTTCATGGCCGAGGCGCTCCCCTCACCGCCGGCCGCAGCCGGCCGCGGGCTCGACCTCGGATGTGGACTCGGCCTGCAGACCGCTGAGCTACGGAAGCGCGGGTACGAAGTGATCGGGCTCGATCCCTCCGTGGGCTTGCTCGCCGTGGGTCAGCAACGGCTCGGGCCTTCGCCGGTGCTCGCGGGCTCCGCGCTCGAACTGCCCTTTGCGGACGGCAGCCTCGACTTCGTCTACACCATTGGTGTGTTGCATCATCTCCCGGGGCGGGACGCACAGCGCGTGGCCATTGCCGAGATCGCGCGCGTCCTTCGACACGGCGGCGTGCTCCTCGTGCACGAGAGCAATCCCAGGAATCCGCTCTTCCGGTTCTACATGGGCTATCTCTTTCCCATCCTGAAGAGCATCGACGAAGGCACGGAATGGTGGATCGACCCGCGTACGTGGGAGCGTGTTGACGGGCTCACGCTCGACACGGTGCGCTATTTCACGTTCCTCCCGGACTTCACGCCGAAGTTCCTGTTGGCGCCGGCGGTTGGCGTTGAGCGCATGCTGGAGCGCGGCCCGACCCGAGCGTATTCGGCGCACTACATGGCCGTGTTGCGAAAGCCCCGTGCGGCGACCACTGCGACGCAGGCTGCGAGCGCCGGGCACGTCGGGGTGGAGGCATGA